The sequence TATATATTTACAAGACATAACCTTTAAGGTAAaacaatcttcttcttttttttctttaattttttcccaATGGGTGTTGTTGGCATTGACTACATCATTGAATTCCACTAAAAGTAGCCAAAATGCCATATAAAGCAAACCACAAATATAGTAAGtgttacaaaataaaatacataataacTCCATATTTTAAAGGTATATCAACTAGTATGTCACATGttcaataaatgaaaaaaactaatatatcaCATGGGTGATGGGTGGTCTGCAATttgtccctttctttttttggatggttttgatacttttttaaataattattaacaGTATAATGGATGAAAAATGGTCTAATCAAACAAATCCTAACGTATAATTATAGGCTATTTGTACCAATGTGGCAGAAGGGTGTACTTAACCGAATATAGATCAAATTGTAATTAAAAGACTTGTTATTTAACAGTATAATGGATTctctaaagaagaagaagagttgttatttaaaattataaactgAAAGtgtaatgtatatatatagttatttaatttttgccaaCTCGGTTTTCTGTGGATTACAAGACTCAATTGGCAGACTGAACCATCTACCTGTGTTTGTGGCATTATTATTTGTACTAGCTATAGGTAAATAATTAAACAAGTTGGTTTTTTCAGATAATGTCAAAGTCATTTCCATTGTCGTTGAGAATCTTCCAGGCATGGTCCTCGTGATTACCATATATGCTATagtactactttttttttttttttttttttttttttttttgaggagtaTATACTATAGTACTACTACATATATAGTAGTTGGATGAGTGATCTGTTCAAATGTCTTTAGTCTTTATTGTTTAACAATTGCTAGCtaaaaagttcatttttgtaatctaaaagtACAATTTGTTATTATACAAGTTCATTTCTGATCAATGCTAAACTATTGGACTTGTTTACCATGAGATGcctaatttattattattattattatatatatatatatatatatatattaaaaaactacAAAGTAAACCATTTTGGTCACAAACTCGTATTCAAAGCAAGCAATGCGGAAAGCAGAGAGGATATATTCTAATTTCTGAAGGTGTAGCCAAGGTTGGGGATTGAGCTTTGGAGTCATTATACAATAAAAGTTGTTTGGAAAAGAGTCACTGAGCATTTGCattagaccaaaaaataaactcaattttacacatttaaactCCAAAATTaactatgtaaatttacaaaaattactacaataatcatgtaaatttacactgatACTACtcatttgaatttaattttttttttctttacatattttgaaaatgaagaaatagagTAAATGGTGATTgttgtgtataaagaaagaaaaataaataaagaaaaataaatatttaatgaactatagtttaaaatatataatccgaaggtattttttataaatggttatttaaaaaaacaagtagattcttatattaaaataaacagAAATTTTTGCAAGAACAGATGCGAATGCTTTAAACAAATCCATCCACTCGTCCAAAATTATGGCCTATGGCCCttaatttaaccaaaaaattagTGCAATAACATATAATTGACCAAATGTTGCAATAGACAGTCATTATTCAAGTTAAAAATGGCAGAAGGACAGTCTTTGGACACTAGCATACGTGCAACTACCATTACAGCTGTTATACATCTTCAACCAGTAGGTCCATAAAGAATTTAGTCCATCTTAGtcctttcaatttctttaaTATCTTCATATTTACATATATTCTAAGAaacttcgttttttttttttttaatattaataataatttcttgtttttatttaattttatttatggttGATCATAGTTTGCAATAAGTGGGACAGATTACGATTCATAATTTCACGTGCCAATCACGAGTTCTTGCATGTTAGTTGTAAGTACAGGGTCCTCTCATACAGTAGGGGTCCGCTTAAATTGTATGGACCATAAGTTAGGAATaaatgtacccaaaaaaaaaaaaaaaaaaaaaccccaattaCTGCAATGGCCAAATGCTTCCTAGGACAAATGCAGTACTTATTTTTAACGTACAAAGAAAATGGtacataataattattaatttcctTTTGTACCATGTACCAACTACCATGTAGTCTcgactttttaaaaatttgaatgattGATCGTTAAGTGAGTTTAGTTAATTCAAtagataaaaatttttatgattagataagaagtttgaaatttaatttttgcttacactaaaaattaattggtaccgtaatctaatgataaagaacacAATCATTATAAAattctttgtaaattttataaaacattatataaaaaatcacatgatcaacccaaaattttggaagTTGGCATGCTATGATTTGTGCCAATAAAAGTAATGTTACTAGTTAAAATTAATACTGCTTTAATCATAACTTATTacctcaataattatgaaaattttagtgTCCTAGcattgcttaaaaaatttatcgTTTCACCATTTTTGAGGTCTGTTTGTTCTAAGGGTTCGGTTAATGTGTGCTCTAAGGGCACATATTAAGccatctatttttgaaaaagaaattatatgtctacaatatttttacaacaaattctaagtggcaagttgttactagttgttattgttgaggcaaaaaagtaatcttagcgttaatttgaaatttgaaccaataacaactaaccacttgtaattcgttgtaaaaatattgtagacgtaacatctctctttttgaaaattttttttaagaaattgaaaaaactgttaatactttttcaatttctgaaaaaaaaaaaaaaaatttcaaaaatgttttattaGCAAAACCCTTGTTTTAAAGGTTCTTCAAAATGTTTTAGGAAATCCCAATGTTTTTTAACCTATTTGGCTGATAAggtaaaaaacatgattgatGGATGGTTGACATGTTCAATTGCTTCTCAGGCTTTGGTGTTCGCCCAAATTTGGTAGCAATtgattgaaaggaaaaaaatgccattttagTCATAGTGctcttttacttttactttttgaaattattttttgccccTTATGTACGTACCATCACAAGTTATTTATAAACcgttcattttttaaaaaaaaaagaaaaaaaaattatcaaatttatcaGATTCTTGATATTACCATTTTCCTAATGCTTGATTATTGCAAAGAGTTTTGTTACGGACACAttaaattatcacaatattaTCACAATAGTTGTGGTGTCAACCCTCATAGatcaaaagaaaactaaataaaatagtaaaatattagTTAGGACTAATGACAACTAAAATAAGAGTGTTTTAAAAATGTGCAAACACTTTATTTTGTCCTTGGACTCTCTCTTgcacaaaatgaaaattagaaagaaaaacaatttaaatatataattctatataacctttcttaaaaaaaaaaggtgtttttattttatttctttcttttccttccctTCATCTGcacataattataaaatactttttttctctttctctctcttcctaccTACATCACATGTGCAACTAAACACAATGTTAGAACATTAACACCAGATGATAATCGTGATGCTATATGTGTATTTCATTGATGATAATTGTGCTcggttttttgtaatttttgtttgcTCATCACCGACTTAACCCTTAGTATCGTCATCGGTGATAATCAGAAGCCAAGATCAAAGAGCAAAGAAGGATGGATTTGAGTTGATCAGCCAATTTTGGGATTGTGATTGGGGGAAATGATTGATCAAATTCATctcaagttttctttttctttttctttttttgtggtggttttgggttgatttggtagttttgggtttgtgttgattttggtggtttttgGTAGTTTTGGATGGTGGTTGATGGTGGTGGGTATGCGGTAGCGGTGGTGGTTGATGGTGGTGGGTATGCGGtagcggtggtggtggtggtaggcTATAAacaccaatttttttataataaaaaaaaaaatttactgtaggagtttttttaaaaggttATTCTAACGTGTTAAATCTTAAATTAGTAAATGTGATGTAAGGTGTACTATTAagtgatgtgttaaaataaacaaaataattttttgagggCATGCGGtagcggtggtggtggtggtgggttgtaaagactaatttttttttttttttttttaaattactatagtagtttttttaaaaggttATTCTAATGTGTTAAAtcttaaaatagtaaatgtgaTATAGGGTGTACTATTAAGTGATGTGttaaagtaaacaaaataattttttgatgtttcaaaataacattgtttttaaaatatgtgaTGCCAATGCTCTTACTGTTGGGGGCGATAGGaatgattttcaaaatgaaTAACTTTAACAATCTATTTGTTTTAGTGCTGATGTTACAATTTTTCcaatttggaaaagaaaaagaaatggacaaatttatttatttattttttttgggggatcaAAAGTGGCCGTAATCATATCTATTTTACTCAGAATTCAGAAAAGTGACCATAATCATGTACCTTAGATGATTATACGGCCCGAAATGATTAAATGAAGCCAAGTTTCAATtaatcttaaaatttcaaagatggacaaaagatcaataatttataatgatGATCTGGGACTAATAtggataaaaatgaaaagaaaacttGATTGACAACGAAATGAAAGGTTGTCTAAACCGCTAAAGCCCCCGTATTAAGGGAATCCAAGTCATTATTTTGAAACCAAAGAATAGAGACCAAATAAAAGGGAACCTTCTTCCATGTCAATTTCAACGTGAATTTCATTGCGGAAACTGGAAACCATCACGAGACGATAAATTGATGGATGagaaattgtcatgagtatgTGGGGCAGTGACATTAAAgtttaatatatgtatatataaagggACCAATAGCACCATTTGTCACCCTTGCTTTTGGCTTTCAACATTGAAGCTCTTTGCTGACTGCTCAAAGTTTTAACAAATACacgttttctctctctctctctctctctctcacacacacacacacacacgcatacaGAGAGAgacaccaaaaacaaaaacccaattgaAATAAATCACTCTTTTGGTTCTATATCCTTTTCTTACAGTTATGGAAAATCAACAGCCTTCCATGAATTCAAGATTCAGACGTGTCTGTGTTTTCTGTGGGAGCAGCCCTGGAAAGAACCCTAGCTACCAGCTTGCTGCTATTCAACTTGGAAAACATCTGGTACTGTTTATAACTTTTAACAGTTAAACAcctctctttgttttttgttgtgaaagtgaaACCTTTTTGGTCTTTGAAATAAGTGAAAATATGAGGAACTACATATTCTAGTTCCTAAGTTTGATCTGTGATCTTACATATTTTTTCTAGAAGTGATTACAAAATTCCAGTAGTAACTGTTTGATAAGAGAAATCAGTAGTATATATTCGAAACAGAGTACTCTGTAGCTGAGTAAAACAGAGATCAGATACAGAGTCCTCTGTTTTTTGTAACAAGATGTTACTAACATCTTCTTGCTTGGATTGATCCATTGGTGATGaatattggaatttttttttttttaagtaaggGTTTTTGTTTGAAATAAACATGTGAGTTTGATAAGATAAGAACATTGCAGGTGGAAAGGAACATTGACTTGGTTTATGGAGGAGGAAGTATTGGCTTGATGGGTCTCGTGTCCCAAGCTGTCTATGATGGCGGTCGACACGTTCTGGGGTAAGTTGTAGCACGGGCACATGTTATCTATATTGTGTGTGAGTGAACcaatcaaaaatatattttctattttttttttttctaaacgtCTGTGCCTAGAACTCTTGAGAATACTTGACCAatcaaaatgtgttttgtcttccatcaaaaaaaaaaaaaagtattatgtCAATAATCAacatttcttctattttttgttccCATTTGCAGAGTAATTCCCACGACTCTCATGCCAAGAGAGGTAATTGAATTTCTTAccttttttgtaaatattttttaaaatgtaacatATTTCTTGTAATTGGTAGAATGAATTCAATTTTTACTTTGTTAAagaattcttaattttttttttcaattattaatccaatttttaaaactgtATTATATGACCTAATCTACAAAAGTATGAAACTGTCTGCTTGTGACAAGAATCCATAAAgtatattcaagaaaaaatggtatccataaataaaatataaattaaaaagaaattcaagatgCTACCAGCTTAAATTAAACACTTATTAATTTCTTGTTCCAATAAATTATGTTTCAAACTTACACTAATCACATGTTCAAGCTCAATGAATttgttactaattttaaaatgtttttttttaatttttaatttgtgtataattttagatCACTGGAGAAACTGTCGGAGAAGTTAAAGCTGTATCAGGCATGCATCAACGCAAAGCCGAAATGGCCCGCCAAGCCGATGCATTCATTGCCTTGCCAGGTCTATATTTTTTCtgtaaataaaatactaatcaacattttttatttataccaATCATTTTCAATGTACAATtatctctttcctttcttttatatGTACCATAATCTTTCAAAGATCATGAaatatctttttaaaaataaaaacataaaatcaagATATATCTTAAAGTTAGCTCTTCCCAAGATAACTGTAAGCATAACGATCAACCATCAGTCGtattattaaattcaatcaaaattaaaattgctTGCAGGTGGCTATGGCACCTTGGAAGAACTTTTGGAAGTGATCACTTGGGCTCAACTGGGAATCCATGAAAAACCGGTAACAGTTCAATTCTCTCTCATTACTTGATTATTTGGGTCTATTGCTAGATTAGATCTAggattacaaatttttttggtcACAATTTTAATGTAGTCTATCACTTTCATAtgtacatactttttttttttcctcaccgCATATAATTATAGCAAAGTTGTGATCTTAGATTttgttttaacaaaaaatagtgATAAACAAAGTGattaaagtaaaaattttatttttttccctttacttttTTGGAGGCCCACACTCCATCGAAACTATCTATCTTTTAGTACATCCAccgaattattattattattattttttttttgaggaaaaagcAACTCAACATCCACCGAactaaagagaaaaatattaaatgataaGTAAGAAAATAAGGGTCAGGCTTACGTCTAGTGTTCAATACTATTGGATTTGTTGAGATGATGACGTGTGTCCTCTTTTAGACACGTGTCATCATTTGATCGATTTAGTGCACTAGATGCATTTGACTTAAACTAAGTCCAAAAACAAGTACAAAAAACACATAGTTCCACACTTccacttaccaaaaaaaaaaaagagtttgctTTAGgcattaatttgattaatcaATAGcactaaatacaaaatgaaaaaaattaatgaatgtcTTAAAGACAAtaatttagaaactttttatggagaaagaaaaaataatagttttttttttattttttatgaaaattatattaaaatatttctaGAAATTGTCTATTAATAAATACTTTTGAGGACACCCATTAACACTGTCATACAAAATTTCATATCCATAATCCACAACCTGAGGTGGCACCCCAAAAAAAGTGCTATGAATAaacttttaaatacaaaaaaaaacaaaaaacaaaaaaaaaaacaaaattaatgttttttttcttcttgcaggtGGGCTTGTTGAACGTTGATGGATACTATAACTCACTCCTATCATTCATAGACAACGCTGTAGATGAAGGTTTCATAACACCAGCTGCCCGTAACATTATCGTGTCTGCCCCCACTGCCCATGAACTCATGTGCAAGCTCGAGgtaccattttaaaaaaaaaaaatattattcccTCAATCATATCTGTAATAATACGTGGCTGGCTCACGTGCAATGCTACAGTGGGCTCCAttgttttttttagtcaaaatgcAAATCAGATCATCTAAGccgtccttttttttttttaatcaaaccaGGATTATGAGCCCAAGCATTCTGGGGTGGGCCCAAAGCTAAGTTGGGAGATGGAACAACAATTGGGTTATGCAACAAAGTCGGATATTTCTCGTTGACCTAATCATCATTTACGTTCAAaaatatgttgtaaaatagtacAATATGATCAATGATTAATATTGGCCCTAGGTTTTTAGTTGATTTCTCTACTATACACATAACCATGTAGAAGGGAGTTCCACtccgaaaaaaaaatttaggtagTCTCGAAGCAGTGTTTTATGCTCTCACAAATAGAGTCGACTCCATATGGGAGTAAATTGTCATCACAGTTCTTTTAATTACCTGTGAATCacgctttgattttttttttggagacaattttatttatttattttttcagttaGAATCTGACCTCAAATGTCAAGGCCTGCGATTTTAATACTACTATTACCTTGTCGGTGTATATTACTTCTTTATCTATATTCTTCTTTCATGAATTGATGGGTTGTTAAAAGTTAGCTTTCATGAAAAAGATATTGGTGAGGACTGAAAGAGATGTACCATTAGACCTACATTGAATCCAGCTGGAATGGAATAAGTATATGAAGAAACTTCGAAAGAAACATTGATCCTGAAAGTTTGCATGATAGGCAGGAGTACTTGATTTCACTTCATgtttcttgatttcaaacataAAGCATCATAAAGTCTCAAATTGCTCGTGAATTAaggaataattaaaaattatgaaagTACTAAAATACTATTTTCCTGACAAGAAGAATTTTTGTGTGTACGGAGCACCCATAACAAATAGTTGCTTAataaagtttatataaatatgtataCGTGCGGAATCGATGGGTCAATCTGATAACCCTTATAGGGTGGAGAGACTTCTAGCAATATCTCAGATATTAATACCACTCAAACAAGAGACTAATTTTAAATAGTTTTGTtgatagaaaatagaaaagagtaatattatttgcacaaactattttataatatttttataaactattaatatgacaaatttttattagttcttaTCTGAACTTTcaactaacatcacatttttatttaccaataacaTTCATCATCATAACAacagtttattaaaaaaattgtaaaataatttgaaattttagcattttccaaatagaaaatataacaCTTAATGGTGTGAATTGCGTAGGTGATAATGAAGACCttcaataattttatagaatagaAGATATAATGgtcttttaacaaaaaatttgctATAATTACactaagtataaaaaaaataaaagaaatattggATTATTAGAGACATCTATAAAAAGATCCACGATTTTCTATtcaagaaagaatgaaattgatAACAAGATAAGCAACCCTTGTTTTGAATATGAAGATCTTTTAATGAACTTTTACTATGAAACAATTATATTTGCTTCAGATGATCAAGTTAATCAATCTTAAAATTCATCACATACAGCCAGTGTTGCATAATAATAGACacacaacacttttttttttttttaataattgcaaACATGATACATTGTGATTAAAGTAATACAACTTTCATTTaaatttgctattttttttatacattttcaGTGGGAGATGATAGATTCGAATCATGAACATCTTCGTTGGAAATACCAAGAGATCAGGGACAGAGCCAAAAATTTTTGCTTGGGGAGCCAAGTTGTGACACTAATATATTAATCAAAACAACAtctcatacacacacacacacgcttttttattatatataaacacttttttatatttgataagttatatatatatacacaccaaaaaaaaaaaattattattttcaatcaaaattatgtttgatagcaatctttcataaaataaaattcatttttaccatattcatagtgaaattcttaaaaattttcattttcaataaaaattatcaaattttatactaaagtaagaaaaaaaaatctttcaattaaactaatgaaattttcaaaaactttccAAAACTCGGAGGAATAAGTTAAGTTCCGAACATATTTGAAACTATCTTACTCTAACccattatgtggcaactaaaaAGACACTTCATGTGTAATtttagtgaaaatattttttttaataagtcagTAACTTGTTAATAGCCATATAACAGGCTGAAAAAGATATTCAAACATATTTGGTTTGCcaaatttatcaaatatttaacagatataagagcacattttacaataaaaaatataattgtgaaaaataaatttatatcttTATAATTATTAGACCAATTCTTTTTTAAGAGTATCATtagattaattaaaatatttaaaaggaccaacttttatttttgtagactaaattttgaaaacattaaaataattatatatattaaaaaaaatttcaaaatttttggggcCACGCAGTTGAAAGGATGCaacccaaaaacacataaaaccaTAATAGTGGGGCCATTATGTATTTTGAAATCTTACCGAAATAGGTGCTTTCAAATCGCTGTCttgttttttcttccaaaaaaacgAAACCAAATGGACACTTCAATGTCATTGATGCTTGAATTTATCACTTATTATGCCACCTTTATTATTGTGCATCAATTACATCAATAGTTATGAAAATAATTCTGCAAAAAATATAGTGTTTTGTTATTAGTTCATTTGAATGAATCAACTGGTaacaaaaaaatacatcaaataaAAGAAGCATATAATAGTTGACTGAAATTAGCTTTATCcaagtaatattttttaaggaagaaaaagaagaagaagaagaatgagaatgAGAAAGTAAGCAGACATGGGTGAAGATAAAAGTTAGAGCCGTTTAGTAATATTGTTctagtaatattatttgtattttttaaaaatatatataagtaaaaacatgtataaaaatacgtgtaatattatttaaacactgAACTGTTGTTTAAAATAGACCACCAAATAGTCTTTTAATATAGGTGAAGATAAGGAAAGGGAGTAGGAAGTCACAAGACAATGTTGGTGCTTAGTCAGAATCATGGATGGCCAGAAGGACAACTGTCCTTGATCGTACCTAGAGGACCATCAAGGAAGTGACTCGTGTGAAAAAAGGTCGGAAGAAAACTGATGGTGGAGAGCAAGTAGTGCAACTTGCTAGCAATAGCTAAGATAGGGCCTGAGACATTGTATTTGTACCGGTTGGTTCTCACGTGGGCTAATGCCTTTTCCCAAGATACTTGACTCCCTTCTGGAATGGatccaaaacacaaaaccaggcaccttttttcaatttccttttgaGTAAGGTATTAATCAGTGACTGACTCATCATGAGTGCTGCATTGCATAGCGTCTTTTTTGTCATGTTATTTCTATCTTGTACGGAAGGGAAGCATGAACTTGATAATGGGCATCCATGACAACAGCAGAATTGACGGTGGAATGTAGAGTGTAACACAGGTGGTCTAGGGTGCTAATCGTACATTCTGATACATATCACTACACCAGCCAGCCTTGATTATTATGTCTTAGCAAGAAGTTAGAAAGTGATGAATATCTCACCAAAACTTTAAGACAGGCTCATGAGTTCCTATTGTCTAAGGTTCCAATATTGTAAGTCAATAGACAATAATTGATTTCATTGCAAGAGAAAACATCATAGGTGGATTGTGGGCTCTCTTCCCCACTTCCAAAAAGATCCCAAAAAGTATGGGTTTATGTAAATTAACCTAATTTATAAGCTTTGAGCCATTttacccacacaaaaaaaaaaaattttgagtatGTCGAATTATCATTAATGATTGATTTTCCTTATgg is a genomic window of Quercus lobata isolate SW786 chromosome 2, ValleyOak3.0 Primary Assembly, whole genome shotgun sequence containing:
- the LOC115974476 gene encoding cytokinin riboside 5'-monophosphate phosphoribohydrolase LOG1-like is translated as MENQQPSMNSRFRRVCVFCGSSPGKNPSYQLAAIQLGKHLVERNIDLVYGGGSIGLMGLVSQAVYDGGRHVLGVIPTTLMPREITGETVGEVKAVSGMHQRKAEMARQADAFIALPGGYGTLEELLEVITWAQLGIHEKPVGLLNVDGYYNSLLSFIDNAVDEGFITPAARNIIVSAPTAHELMCKLEDYEPKHSGVGPKLSWEMEQQLGYATKSDISR